ataaaaagcatacggggttaatgtgtcatgtatttataagggtaattttgatatttttagaagttccgttaCGACTGAATATTTCCGTCACTTTggcactttaatccaaaccatgagggggttatgtatagcttttgaaaccataggggggttatgtaaaaaaaagggtaaaccacaggggggtaaaatataatttgccctAATAATTAAGGAGAAGGTGATGAGAAAGGGCCAAGTCCAATTTGGGCTTCTGACCATGGGGAAAAAGATACGGCCATGGGGCACCCCCGTAGGAATAACGCTTCAGTTCGAAGTCAATAATTCTCTCCCATTTTGCTTAGAGGATTCTTACTCGGGTAACGTATAAACTAGACATCTAGGTTTAGCACTATGTGCATATTTGGCTTTAAGTGGAGCTCTCTCCCATCTAATCAAATTACTATAAGTCAAAAGAATATAAGGATCCTTTGTCTTGATCAAGTAAAATTTACTCGAATATTGAAAGTAATTCAATATTTAAGAACATAATCATTAAAACTTTTCATCCTGATAATCTCGGAGCGTCGGCTCTTCCTTagatatttatttacttttaaatGTTTTAGATGAAGACGGTAAATTGTCGAATGTTTCAGATAAAGTTAGTAAACATGGAGATATATATGTTTACTCCCAATTGTAGGATAATTAGCCATATCTAATTGAGCTTGgttctccccccccccccccttccccccaaaaaaaaaatatggagGACACTTCACCGTAGTAGTCAGGGTATAAGGAAAATTTTAAAACTGAGAAAAGTTTGTTAATAGCATATTTGGGGACCAAATTTGTTTTAATTGAAACATTAGGGACAGTTTGGCACACGAGCCAAATATTGAGGATTAACACtgtattttttcctttatttcatTTCATGAGTTTGGTTTGAACACCATCACTACTTAGAGGGGTAAATGCAGATTGGTCAACCGACAGGttcattttttgttatttaacCAGAAGATAAACATAATTAACCCCCTTATACCATAGACTAGATtcacacaagaatttccagTCAACTGCCTTCCATTCATGCAGTAAGACTACACTAATATCTTCTTTCGTTGGACTGGCATCCATCTTGGTTGGGAAAAATCTACTTTTCATTCTTATACTTTGAGTTAGGGACACATTTCGTCCCCAAACTTTTAGACGCACCATATTTAGtacatgaattaattattttgggccacatttagtccaaaaagggtaaaatattCAATTTGGATGGAGAAGGCTGACGCGGCCGTTGATTTTGactgaaaatttatttttatttaacaGCCACGTGCCAAACACATGACTTTCTCCATCCAAATTAAGCAATTTACCATTTTAGACTAAATGTGgcaataaataattaattcatgtaCTAAATATGATGCATCTAAAAGTTTAGGGACGAAATATTTCCCTACCTCAAAATTTAGAGACGAATAATGGATTTTTCCCCATCTTCGTTGGAAGCAAACACACGGAAATGAGTGAATAGATCCAATTCTTGACCGTGGAGCATAAGGACTTGGACCGGAGTAGTCCTTGACCGAAACTTGTATTTCCACACAATGAATGCCTTAAAGGTCAGATATAATTGTGGTGCGTCTTAGTGAGACAATGAATGCCTTAGACTCGTACAGGCCCATAGAGGAATAGGACACTTACTCTACATCTTCTCTTCTTTTATACTTCAATTTATTTTTGTATAGAAATTTTCAGACACTTAATAATTTTAGCTTGGCTTGGAGTAGTATCATTTTCATCATTCTTGGAACATTGTTATACTCAAAATTCAATTTTGCCACATAGAATGCTAAAGCAGCAGAATTGCGTGTAACATCAATTGCTCTATAAAACACTCAACAGCGAAAGTTGAACCAATTACATAAAAAGCTAGTCTAAGGAAATTTgaaccatagttattaaatctGACCCAAAACTCTTCCCGGAGAAATGATCGAGTCATCGGGTTGATGGTTAACTGTGGGTTGCatattaattatataatataatataataataaatcttaaattataaaaataataaaaattttaagttaGTGGTTCAACCAACGGTTCAACCAGtgatttttttccaattcattgGTTAAATTGCCGGGTCgttaatataatataataatgttTTGATGTTTTTATTTGTCAACTTTTTCATCTCGATTTCGtcaaaaaatgtaaaatgaaaaatattctTCCTTAATCAACCAAAATTTGCAACAACATTATAAGCAAGTAGTTATAGCCAGGAATTGTCATCTACGACTAATTGATGTAAGTTTATTGTGTAGAGTACAAATTAAGACAGAAAATCCTTCGTAACCCAATGAGAAATTTTCATTGGGTTTTAAAGGattttgaaactagactcataagTGCATGAAAAATTTACATCACACATTCACTATTGCTGATAATCGCTAACTACTTAAGTAGTGGTGCAAACTTCGTCTGAATAAAGAAGTTTttgttttcaacaaaacaaagacaaaagttaggaaataaaaaactcaaaacATGGCGAACACAGAGTTACTAAACCTAATCTCACCTAATCGATGGTTCATTTGGTCAACTTAGTGATCTTGGATTAGTAGTTGAACTGAATGAGGAAGGAAATCGTTAACTAGTCAATAATTTTCAACAATTCAATCGATAAAATCTAAAATTCTGACCTGTTCAactaataatttaataattataatgttttagtaattaaaatattttattgtacaATATTTTAGAAACATCGACTGGATCAGTAAATCTATAGCTAAGCCGCTAACCTGTTGTACCAATGGCCTTGCCGGGTCGATGTCTAGGCCGGGATTAATGACTATGCCAAACACAGTTTTGTTTGATGTAAGAAATAAAATTGTCAAAGAGGAACGAATTAACACTATGTATATTAATGGGGTAGAGTTGTCTTTTGCACAAAACCATTGGTTTTGATGGATTACATCTCTCTTGCCTTTCaatccaaagcataaggatgttaaaagtatattttcaagCCACATGGGGGTTTTGAGTAATTTCCCCTTAAAATTTTCGGACATTTGAAACTTCATGGCTTTACCGTCTAtgaaagaaaatgtaaaaaatattaattttgatatgcatatttatattttatatcaATTTTATTTCTAATTTATGCACACATTTAAAAATCCATCAACATACGCATAGAGATTGGCATCAAAATAACCTCCAATATTTGGGATTTTATGTAATCGTCATTTTGCCAATATTTACGAAAAATTTCAATGATACTATTTGAAACTTGATTGAAGATCCTCAGAATTCCGAAATACATATATGTTATATACATATAATTATTCCATACcgttaattatatttatcatcATGCTGTGATTTTTGGGCAGGTGAAATTCCAAAAGTCATTGACAATCTCTATAATTTGGAGAAACTAGGCATGGGGCATGCTAATGTGACAGGTAAAAAACTTGATACATTTTGACATGAATTTGTTTGAAACATTGTCTCAAAATGTTTTGCCATTTCCAAAATTATCAATGAATTATACCACTTGCTTTCCTATCTTTACCCTTGAATTTGTTGATATGCTTCCTCTTTCATTAAATTTAGGTACTCGACTTTAGACATGTGAGATACAAAAGTTTTGCAATGTTGTCCTGCTTTGGTTACGGTGGGCAGAGTTAGTGGTTAAAGCAGTTGACGAGGACAACTAAACCAATCATGGGTAGGATGAAAATGATCGTAAATTAATATGTACaattaattaaaccaatcaTAAGAGAAATgattattaattattaaattaaTAATTGTGAGGGAGCAAACGAAtggttaattaattagttgagaTGGAATATTTGTAGGAGAAATGATATGACGTTGGTGCATGATTGTTCATTATATTTGTGGGTATAACataaagaaattttaaaaaatgtatttgtAATGGTATTAGACAAAATTAATGCAAATGAATTGATGACATAATAACCAAAGTTGATATTTAATTAGACCATATTTGTCACTTTTAAATTTTCAACATTATCATCACAATCACCTAATAATACTTTTACCATCTGATTAACATGTTGCCTATGTATTGTCAACCAATAGCACAACAAACTTTCACTGATGACCAACCACAAACATTATAATTACCAAATTCGTtataataatattaaaaaagcTTTTAAAAGATCAAAGTTTTTTCGTTCATTAAAATTTTATATCAATTTTTCCCTATAAAAagtgatttttaaaaaattgcatgTAAATTGAGTGTGCCCGTTATCACTAGTAATGCTAATGGTATTCATACTAGTGTATAgatatttaaaatcaaataTTCCTATTAATTAGACTATCTAGTGATACATTTAAGAATATTTTTAATAGgcataaatacaaaaatataacTCCGCATTGTCTATTCTAAAAGTAGGACAACAAACAATCTTCACATTTTTTTCTAACCAATTTCATTTGTCAGGTATAATACCTCAAGAGGTTGGTAATATTAGCAAGTTGGAACTACTAAACTTGGAGTCCAATAGTTTGACAGGAGTAATTCCAGCTACAATCAAATGGTTGTTGAAGCTTCAGATGATAGATCTAAATGACAATCAGATACAAGGAGGTATTCCAAGTGAGCTTtgttatttgttgaacttcgaAGGATTAAATCTGGCAAAAAATAAGCTCTCTGGTACGGTTCCTTCTTGTTTAGGAAATGTTAGAACACTAAGATATGTTTATCTCAATTCCAACAATATAAGTTCTAACATACCAGCAAGCTTTTGGATCCTAAGAGATATTTTGGAGCTGGACATGTCAGCAAATTATTTGACTGGCTCTTTGCCCACTGAAATTGGAAGCTTCAAGGCATTAATCACATTGAACTTTTCAAATAATCAATACTTGGGTGAGATACCTAGCACCATTGGAGCACTACAGGATTTGCAAGAACTCTCCTTGGAGCACAACAAGTTACAAGGATCGATACCAAATTCCATGAAGAATATGCAGCAGTTACAGCATTTGGATCTATCTTTTAACAATCTGGAAGGTGAAATTCCCAGCTCACTACAGGTACTATCAGATCTCCTACAATTTAATGTGTCTTACAATAGATTAAGAGGACCAATTCCTCATGGAGGGCCATTCACAAATTTCACGAACCTATCTTTTCTCTCAACTGAAGCATTGTGTGGCGCTCCTTGGCTCCAACCTTGTACAAGTACATTTCAACATGAATCAAGGACAAAAAGGATAGTCATGATTGTTCTGTTGGCATCAGTTTCTGTCATATTAGCCATGGTGATTTCAAGTTTTTTGATGCGGTTAAAgttaagaaagaaaaatctagCTTCGACTCAGAACTTGCTTCCCATGGCAACATTTGAAAGGGCATCCTTCCATGAACTTAGACAAATAACAAATGGATTCAGCGAGAGTAACTTACTTGGCTCGGGGAGCTTTGGTTTAGTTTACAAAGGAATTCGTGAAAATGGGATGGTTTGGGCCATAAAAATATTCGATTTGCAGCTAGAAGGTGCATTTAAAAGCTTTGATAGAGAATGTGAAGTCTTAAGCTGCCTTCGTCATCGAAATTTAACTAGAGCAATTAGTGCTTGCTCTAGCCCTGATTTTAAGGCTTTGGTGCTTGAATATATGCCCAATGGAAGCCTTGAGAAATGGCTACATTCAAATCATCATTTCTTAAATATCAAGCAACGATTGGATGTTATGATAGATGTGGTTTGTGGTTTGGAATATCTCCATTATGGTTATTCAACTCCGATAGTTCACTGTGATTTGAAGCCTAGCAATATTCTACTGGATCAAGACATGGTTGGGCATGTTTGTGATTTTGGAATTGCAAAGTTGTTAGGAGATGAAGAGTTTGTGGTACAAACAAAGACTCTTGCTACATTTGAATATATTGCCCCAGGTGACTTTTCTTGATTACAATTTCGAATTTTTTATGTCATTCAAATTAATGTTTCAACTTTCAAATTTCAACAACtagtacggtatgtgaaatatAAGAACTTCGAAAAAAATGCATAAAGTAGAGGTGAACTGATACCTGTACTTGACTTTAACAATGAGTTTCAAACTTTGATGCTAGAATATGGACTGGAAGGATTGGTTTCAAAAAGTAGTGATGCTTACACCTTTGGGATTTTATTGATGGAAGCatttacaaaaagaaagccCAAGGATGAGATGTTTACAGAAGAGTTAAGCCTTAGGCGTTGGGTACAAGATTGCTTACCAGATTCTATAATTCAAGTTATAGATGTAGATTTACTTCATCATGATGATGGACTGGTACAAAGGAAGATTGAATGCATATCATCTATCTTGCAACTTGGTTTAAGTTGTACAACATATGCTCCTGAGGAAAGAATAAACATGAAAGAGATTCTAAGAGCGCTCCAGAAGATCAAACTTCAGTTTATTAAAGATATCGCTCCTTGAAGCAGGTATAAACCATTATTTATGAGATATTCCAGTAGCAACTTATTCTTCAATCTTATGGTATAACAAAAGCTTATTCCAAGGATTACTATTCATTCAAGTTGTACTTATGTTTTTCTCCTGAATACATTGCAGAGTCCTGAGGTGCAAATGTATTTGGGGAATCTTTGTCTTGACTTTGTCACCGCCGAAATGCTTAAGGTTGAAAACAGGAATGAGATATGTTGTATTTACCAATAAGTTTGTTTACAGATATGGAGACCTCAAGTTCACAATCCCAATTTATATGTTATGAAAGCCCAAGCAGTTTACTTGGTGTTTATGTTTGACATACATATATAGCAATTAAGTTGATGATTTACTTTCAGTTATTGATCCATCTTtccctttttcaatttttgcaaataAATGAGAAACAAATTGATCGTCGATATATATCACCATATAAAGATACACATAGGCATATGTATTTGTAAATATAAAGCATGCATACGGCATATAGATTCATGTATTTATTTTATCGGTCTGACTAATGGGTGCTCAATGAGTGCACTCGTTAAAATATGCTTTAGATGTTtagaaatataagattaattgggaaaaatgtataaatacaaatagattaattaggaaaaatgtataaatgtaagtGAAGAGGCGATTTTTGGTTGGTAGCTGAACCGACCTGAATCAGTCCTCTCTGAGATGAGGTGAGGTGAACTCCTGGATCCGAAGTCAACCTCcttgtccgaagtgaatggcggggcttctcccctgggatcactccgacgatcaagttagtatgagaacgagaaatATGCTAGAGTATGAGCAAATGAACAGTGTATGCTTACTTGTTGgagtgtgtggggtatttatagagcgagagtggagggcaggacggaggtcttatgtcggtgggacccatgccctgccattacggctctgttccCTGTCAGGGggcctgactctgacactgtagccgcctggacAGGGTGACGAGGAGTCCTTTGCAGTAGTCATTAAGTgcgacagtgcttttcagataaagcactgttCCCGGATGATGTCAGGTGACTTGCCTCATCCgcgtgcagctgaggtggaggtgccgaggtcacctacACGGTAGACTAGGGATCCGGCCGAGCTTAAGGGATATGCCCGAGGCACGGGTGAGCTCTGATGTCGGACGAGGTGAGGTCACCTCGGACATGcggggtggccgaggtgagcatcctcaataagccccccaagcctcggGAGCTCCGGGCTAGGGAGGTTCCGAGGCTTCCTTGTGCCGAAGTCGTAGAGAGCCGGAGTCCCGAAACTGCCCCGGAAGATGCGGGGACGCGACACGTGGACGTGTCAGTTGACAGGATGTGGTCACTGGTAACCGTCGCGTCGTGAAGTAGTGGGACGTTTCGTGCAGAGGGTGTCAGCTGAAAGGACGGGGTATTAATGAGGAGAGAGGGAGGCACGACGTTTTGAATTCGAACGTGGCCGTCCTTTCGCATTCTTGCCGCCTCTTCGGATTCTCCCCAAACCCTTATAAATAGGGGGGGTCCCCCTCATCGCACTTCTCAcacctttcattttcatccGAGACCCGCAAAGTTCGCGAGCGTAGCCGAGGTCAATATAGTAGCCGAGATCGGAGTAGTAGCCGAGATCAGATCCGAGGTCATCCACTTCGTCCAGTTCCGTAGGCAATAGTAAGTAcccttcttctttcttatttcGTCTTTCACCCATGGCCAAAACGGCTAAGACCCACAAAGAGACCATAACTCCGAGCCACCTGACCGAGGTGAGGCCGGATCCTGGGGAAGAAGCGACGACATCTAGTTCGGAAGGGTCGACCCCGAGTTCTGAGAAGGGATCAACCGAGGCGGGAGCCAGTGGGGCAGCCTCGGAGTTGGAGTCATCCGAGATGAGCGAGGGTGGTTCCGAGGTGGACTACAACGAGGAGCTCGGCGTCGAGACACCACACGACGAGGACGCCCTGGAGCCTGTCGCTCCCGAGGACCTAGCCAACATCGACTTCGGCAAGATGCCGAAGTTTAGAAGTCGCATCCGAAGAGATAGGGCCGTGAAGGTGATGAACAAGTACCCTTTC
This portion of the Coffea eugenioides isolate CCC68of chromosome 11, Ceug_1.0, whole genome shotgun sequence genome encodes:
- the LOC113752089 gene encoding receptor kinase-like protein Xa21, whose product is MGHANVTGIIPQEVGNISKLELLNLESNSLTGVIPATIKWLLKLQMIDLNDNQIQGGIPSELCYLLNFEGLNLAKNKLSGTVPSCLGNVRTLRYVYLNSNNISSNIPASFWILRDILELDMSANYLTGSLPTEIGSFKALITLNFSNNQYLGEIPSTIGALQDLQELSLEHNKLQGSIPNSMKNMQQLQHLDLSFNNLEGEIPSSLQVLSDLLQFNVSYNRLRGPIPHGGPFTNFTNLSFLSTEALCGAPWLQPCTSTFQHESRTKRIVMIVLLASVSVILAMVISSFLMRLKLRKKNLASTQNLLPMATFERASFHELRQITNGFSESNLLGSGSFGLVYKGIRENGMVWAIKIFDLQLEGAFKSFDRECEVLSCLRHRNLTRAISACSSPDFKALVLEYMPNGSLEKWLHSNHHFLNIKQRLDVMIDVVCGLEYLHYGYSTPIVHCDLKPSNILLDQDMVGHVCDFGIAKLLGDEEFVVQTKTLATFEYIAPEYGLEGLVSKSSDAYTFGILLMEAFTKRKPKDEMFTEELSLRRWVQDCLPDSIIQVIDVDLLHHDDGLSPEVQMYLGNLCLDFVTAEMLKPPGQGDEESFAVVIKCDSAFQIKHCSRMMSGDLPHPRAAEVEVPRSPTR